From Zhongshania aliphaticivorans, one genomic window encodes:
- a CDS encoding TonB-dependent receptor produces MTTGARGTNRDATDPDAPGAATASLSTHQGWQEVEYLVNQFNFFKDMDIAGKKNQLVFGVELSKHNVVNGVYNVTNNGTSNCVVSGRGGAGPGYCTTDANGNTPSNINTIMGRSITKGAQDSDYNIETISLSLMDTIELSEDWSLFTGIRLDDFDYDNTVDSRGTILDFKYSDSLWNGHIGAVYQINDDANVYLTYSTSANINGGESDVGGNCGYGGLCGDPEQAANSEPEMTANIELGTKWNILNDKLLATAAIFQITKSDVMESVGDDYATLGTLNTGKNRVQGIEFSLVGNISSKLSTQFGASFMESEILESYNTDSEGKVLSNFADDSVFLQLRYQASPKFSFGGTLTYSSELYAGQPDSAAGFSSTTGEYSYEVPSYTVFDAFASYQFSEQLKARVNIGNVTDEDYYLAAYRSGAFTYIGEARNAHLSVDYEF; encoded by the coding sequence GTGACCACCGGCGCGCGGGGTACCAATCGCGACGCCACCGACCCCGACGCTCCCGGCGCGGCAACCGCGTCGCTTAGCACCCATCAAGGTTGGCAAGAAGTAGAATACCTTGTTAACCAGTTTAATTTCTTTAAAGACATGGATATTGCTGGCAAGAAAAACCAACTGGTCTTTGGTGTTGAGCTGTCTAAACACAATGTCGTTAATGGCGTGTATAACGTTACCAACAATGGCACCAGTAATTGTGTTGTCAGCGGTCGCGGCGGCGCAGGTCCCGGCTATTGCACCACCGATGCCAATGGCAATACCCCTAGCAATATAAACACCATCATGGGTCGCAGTATTACTAAGGGCGCGCAAGACTCAGACTACAATATTGAAACTATCTCGCTGTCGTTGATGGACACCATTGAGCTGAGTGAAGACTGGTCTTTATTCACCGGCATTCGCTTAGATGATTTCGACTACGACAATACCGTTGATAGCCGCGGCACCATTTTAGATTTTAAATATTCCGACAGCCTGTGGAACGGCCATATTGGCGCGGTATACCAAATTAATGACGACGCCAATGTTTACCTAACCTACAGCACCTCGGCCAATATCAACGGCGGCGAGTCTGATGTTGGCGGTAACTGTGGTTATGGTGGCTTGTGTGGCGACCCAGAACAGGCCGCGAACAGCGAACCGGAAATGACCGCCAATATTGAGCTTGGCACCAAATGGAATATTCTCAATGACAAGCTCCTGGCCACCGCAGCGATTTTCCAAATCACCAAAAGTGATGTTATGGAAAGCGTCGGCGACGACTACGCCACCCTCGGCACCTTGAACACCGGTAAAAACCGCGTACAGGGCATTGAGTTTTCCTTGGTTGGCAATATCAGCAGCAAACTCAGCACCCAGTTCGGCGCCAGCTTTATGGAATCGGAAATTCTCGAATCTTATAATACCGACTCCGAAGGCAAGGTGCTGAGTAACTTCGCCGACGACAGCGTGTTTCTGCAGTTGCGCTACCAAGCCAGCCCCAAATTTTCTTTTGGCGGCACACTGACTTACTCTAGCGAACTGTACGCTGGTCAGCCCGACTCCGCAGCTGGCTTTAGCAGTACAACGGGCGAGTACTCTTACGAAGTGCCGAGCTATACCGTGTTCGACGCCTTTGCCAGCTACCAGTTTAGCGAGCAGCTTAAGGCGCGGGTAAACATTGGCAATGTCACTGATGAAGACTACTACCTTGCGGCCTACCGCAGCGGTGCCTTCACCTATATTGGCGAAGCCCGCAACGCCCACCTCAGCGTGGACTACGAGTTCTAA
- a CDS encoding alpha-hydroxy acid oxidase, giving the protein MKYTPPLQNIPADIVCLDDYQRYAKEFLAHDIYEYIAAGVADEHTLHRNRSAFANIELKPRLLRDFSSASTRTTLLGHDLAHPFLLAPLGYQQLCHASGELATAIAADAMDTAMVVSTLATASLEDIAAQTDAPKWFQLYFQPQRADTSTLIARAEAAGYTAIVVTVDAPLSGLRNRAQRAGFQIPPEIEAVNISPAQKLTGQNSILQQLMALAPQWQDLAWLKQQTQLPIIIKGVINPDDAVQLADMGMDGIIVSNHGGRCLDGLPASIDALPAIRDALGSDFPILLDSGIRRGSDIIKAIALGANAVLIGRPQAFALAVAGALGVAHMLRLLKEELEITMALCGCAQIADINRDCLFTPR; this is encoded by the coding sequence ATGAAATACACCCCGCCCTTGCAAAATATCCCCGCAGATATTGTCTGCCTTGATGACTACCAGCGTTACGCTAAAGAATTTCTCGCCCACGACATTTACGAATACATTGCCGCAGGCGTTGCCGACGAACACACCCTTCATCGCAATCGCAGCGCCTTTGCCAATATTGAATTAAAGCCGCGCTTGCTGCGCGACTTCAGCAGCGCGTCTACCCGAACCACCCTGCTTGGCCACGACTTGGCCCACCCTTTTTTACTGGCGCCGCTGGGCTATCAGCAGCTCTGCCACGCCAGTGGCGAACTCGCCACCGCAATAGCGGCAGATGCCATGGACACCGCCATGGTCGTCAGCACACTGGCCACCGCCAGCCTCGAAGACATTGCCGCGCAAACCGATGCGCCAAAATGGTTTCAACTGTATTTTCAGCCCCAGCGCGCCGACACATCGACTCTTATTGCGCGGGCTGAAGCCGCAGGCTATACCGCGATCGTGGTCACCGTCGATGCGCCACTGAGCGGCCTGCGCAATCGCGCCCAGCGCGCGGGCTTCCAGATACCACCGGAAATTGAAGCGGTGAATATTTCGCCCGCACAAAAGTTAACAGGACAAAATTCCATTCTCCAGCAACTCATGGCGCTGGCGCCCCAGTGGCAAGACCTCGCGTGGCTAAAGCAACAGACCCAACTCCCCATCATTATTAAAGGCGTAATCAACCCCGACGACGCCGTGCAGCTTGCCGACATGGGTATGGACGGCATTATTGTGTCTAATCACGGCGGTCGCTGCCTAGACGGCCTACCCGCCAGCATCGACGCTCTGCCTGCCATTCGCGATGCGCTGGGCAGTGATTTCCCGATTTTATTAGACAGCGGTATTCGCCGCGGCAGCGACATCATTAAAGCCATTGCCCTGGGCGCCAACGCGGTACTCATTGGCCGTCCCCAAGCCTTTGCCTTGGCGGTTGCCGGTGCCTTGGGCGTTGCTCACATGTTACGTTTATTAAAAGAAGAACTCGAAATCACTATGGCGCTGTGCGGCTGCGCGCAAATAGCCGATATTAATCGCGACTGCCTTTTTACGCCCCGCTGA
- a CDS encoding Fe2+-dependent dioxygenase — protein MLTVINNFLSASELAHFRQTLDGANWQDGARSAGQLAAPLKTNLQLDDSSAAARRLVTSLSAKLSQHPLFISAALPDKIYPPKFNCYQNDGHYGQHIDSAIMRLADGSSLRSDLSATLFLSQAQDYEGGELCVEIGGCLQEIKLDAGDMILYPANCLHEVKPVPKGQRLAAFFWVQSLIRSHQQRQQLFELDQSIQALTIKLGSDDEEVRRLSALYHNLLREWAYA, from the coding sequence ATGCTCACTGTTATCAATAATTTTCTGAGCGCGAGCGAGTTAGCGCATTTTCGCCAAACGCTCGACGGCGCCAACTGGCAAGACGGTGCCCGCAGCGCTGGCCAACTTGCCGCGCCACTCAAAACCAATTTGCAGTTAGATGACAGCAGTGCAGCAGCCCGCCGTTTGGTAACAAGCCTCAGCGCCAAATTAAGTCAGCACCCGCTGTTCATCAGCGCCGCGCTGCCCGACAAAATTTACCCGCCCAAATTTAATTGCTACCAAAACGATGGCCACTACGGCCAGCATATCGACAGCGCGATTATGCGGCTTGCCGACGGCAGCAGTCTGCGCAGCGATCTGTCTGCGACCTTATTCCTGTCCCAAGCCCAAGACTACGAGGGCGGCGAACTCTGCGTTGAGATCGGCGGCTGCCTGCAAGAAATTAAACTCGACGCTGGGGATATGATCCTCTACCCCGCCAACTGCCTGCACGAAGTTAAACCAGTGCCAAAGGGCCAACGCCTTGCCGCGTTTTTTTGGGTGCAAAGTCTGATCCGCAGCCATCAGCAACGCCAGCAACTGTTTGAGCTGGATCAAAGCATTCAGGCTTTAACAATAAAACTGGGCAGTGACGACGAAGAGGTGCGGCGCCTATCGGCGCTGTACCATAATTTATTGCGGGAGTGGGCCTACGCCTGA
- the minC gene encoding septum site-determining protein MinC, with amino-acid sequence MPRLKPTASDNQVTTATFRLKGGLFPLTLLEISRFDAVDFEQQLREKAATAPGFFKQTPVVLSFDDFVGDLDTLPLADILAICRSQGLLPVALRSGVESLAQQAPVLSLAIMPATRVKPAPEPLVETEPSAATEASTAEISQDEPAAPASVQLELSPSSHIEINRNPSKIITTPIRSGQQVYAPGGDLIIMAAVSAGAEVLADGNIHVYGALRGRALAGVKGDLSARIFCQSLEAELVSIAGTFKVDEDLRNEHWKTAVQIGRDEQSLCITPLV; translated from the coding sequence TTGCCACGTTTAAAGCCGACAGCTAGCGATAATCAAGTCACCACCGCCACCTTTCGTTTGAAGGGCGGCTTATTCCCCCTCACACTATTGGAAATCAGCCGCTTTGACGCGGTGGATTTTGAGCAGCAACTGCGCGAAAAGGCCGCCACCGCGCCGGGCTTTTTTAAGCAAACTCCGGTGGTACTGAGTTTTGATGATTTTGTCGGGGACTTAGACACCCTGCCCCTAGCCGACATTCTGGCCATATGCCGCAGCCAGGGGCTATTACCAGTAGCTCTGCGCAGCGGTGTCGAAAGCTTAGCGCAACAGGCGCCGGTCTTGAGCTTAGCGATTATGCCCGCGACCCGGGTTAAACCGGCGCCGGAACCTTTAGTAGAAACCGAGCCCAGCGCGGCAACGGAAGCCAGCACCGCCGAAATAAGCCAAGATGAACCGGCCGCGCCAGCGTCTGTGCAATTAGAGCTAAGCCCCTCTAGCCACATTGAAATCAATCGTAACCCCAGTAAAATCATTACCACGCCAATCCGCTCTGGCCAGCAGGTATACGCCCCCGGTGGCGACCTGATTATTATGGCAGCAGTTTCAGCGGGTGCCGAGGTACTGGCCGACGGCAATATACATGTTTACGGTGCCCTGCGCGGCCGCGCCCTAGCGGGCGTAAAAGGCGATCTCAGTGCGCGAATTTTCTGTCAAAGCCTAGAGGCGGAGCTGGTTTCCATTGCGGGTACCTTCAAGGTAGATGAAGATTTACGCAACGAACACTGGAAAACCGCGGTCCAAATCGGCCGAGACGAGCAATCACTGTGCATTACGCCACTCGTTTAA
- the minD gene encoding septum site-determining protein MinD encodes MAKIIVVTSGKGGVGKTTTSAAISSGIAMRGHKTAVIDFDIGLRNLDIIMNCERRVVYDFVNVINGEAKLRQALIKDKRAENLYILPASQTRDKDALTIDGVERVLKELADDGFEYIICDSPAGIEHGAFMAMYFADMAIVVANPEVSSVRDSDRILGILQSKSRRAEQGERVEECLLLTRYNPERVEKGEMLGVKDVEEILATKLLGVIPESETVLKASNQGIPVIHDTESPAGQAYSDAVARILGEEVEHRFMSVEQKGLFQRLFRRSA; translated from the coding sequence TTGGCCAAGATAATAGTAGTTACCTCAGGAAAAGGCGGCGTGGGTAAAACCACGACCAGCGCTGCGATCAGCAGCGGCATTGCCATGCGCGGCCACAAAACCGCCGTTATCGATTTTGATATAGGCCTGCGCAACCTCGACATTATTATGAATTGTGAGCGCCGCGTGGTGTACGATTTTGTTAATGTCATCAATGGCGAGGCCAAGCTACGCCAAGCCCTGATTAAAGATAAACGCGCCGAGAATCTCTATATTCTGCCCGCCTCGCAAACCCGCGACAAAGACGCCCTAACCATTGACGGTGTTGAGCGGGTGCTAAAAGAACTGGCAGATGACGGTTTTGAATATATTATTTGCGACTCCCCTGCGGGTATTGAACATGGCGCGTTTATGGCGATGTACTTCGCCGATATGGCCATAGTCGTCGCCAACCCCGAAGTGTCCTCGGTGCGAGACTCCGACCGCATTTTGGGCATACTGCAAAGTAAGTCGCGCCGCGCCGAGCAAGGTGAGCGCGTCGAAGAATGCTTACTGCTAACGCGCTACAACCCAGAGCGCGTTGAAAAGGGCGAGATGCTCGGCGTTAAAGACGTAGAAGAAATTCTGGCCACCAAATTACTGGGCGTTATCCCCGAGTCAGAAACCGTACTCAAGGCATCTAACCAAGGCATACCGGTGATTCACGACACCGAGAGCCCCGCTGGCCAAGCCTATTCCGACGCCGTAGCGCGAATTCTTGGCGAAGAAGTGGAACACCGCTTCATGAGCGTTGAACAAAAGGGCCTATTTCAGCGACTGTTCCGGAGGAGCGCATGA
- the minE gene encoding cell division topological specificity factor MinE, whose protein sequence is MSIFDYFRNSKKATASIAKERLQIIVAHERNQRSQPDYLPKLQQELLDVIRKYVDVDQDQVEVQLDNNGNCSVLELNIVLPDR, encoded by the coding sequence ATGAGCATATTCGACTACTTCCGCAACAGTAAAAAAGCCACGGCGTCTATTGCCAAAGAGCGCCTGCAAATTATTGTCGCCCACGAGCGCAATCAACGCAGCCAGCCCGATTACCTGCCAAAATTGCAGCAGGAGCTGCTCGACGTGATTCGCAAATACGTCGACGTAGACCAAGATCAGGTTGAAGTTCAGCTCGACAACAACGGTAACTGCTCGGTATTAGAATTGAATATTGTGCTGCCAGATCGCTAA
- the modA gene encoding molybdate ABC transporter substrate-binding protein, producing the protein MRRSLLAFAVLLSFCGALQADTVRVALAANFAGPMREIARLFELESGHHVEMAVSSSGKIYAQISHGAPFDVFLSADQSKPAALVAKGLAVADSQFSYALGRLVLWSTNPSLIDNSPNILSSGNFRMLAIANPLLAPYGEAAVEVLQRLACYERLGTKMVKGENIAQTFQFVATGSADLGLVALSQLRDSGLSDVGSQWSVPTAMHSPIRQDAVLLTSAAEKPAAVALMRFIQSEQIRQLIVESGYLLAD; encoded by the coding sequence CGGCGTTCATTGCTGGCCTTTGCTGTTCTGCTGTCGTTTTGCGGCGCTTTGCAGGCCGATACTGTGCGGGTAGCGCTGGCCGCTAATTTTGCTGGGCCAATGCGGGAGATCGCCCGCTTATTTGAGCTAGAAAGTGGCCACCACGTCGAAATGGCCGTGTCCTCGTCGGGCAAAATTTACGCCCAAATAAGCCACGGCGCGCCCTTTGATGTGTTTCTGTCGGCTGACCAGAGCAAGCCAGCGGCACTGGTGGCCAAGGGTTTGGCGGTGGCGGACTCGCAGTTTAGCTATGCGCTGGGTCGTTTAGTGCTGTGGTCGACCAATCCGAGCTTAATCGATAATAGCCCGAATATTCTCAGTAGCGGAAATTTCCGAATGCTGGCCATCGCCAACCCGCTGCTGGCACCATACGGTGAGGCGGCGGTTGAGGTTTTACAGCGGCTTGCTTGTTATGAACGGCTAGGAACTAAAATGGTGAAAGGCGAGAATATTGCCCAAACGTTTCAGTTTGTCGCAACCGGTAGCGCAGATTTGGGGCTAGTCGCCTTGTCGCAGCTGCGCGATTCAGGATTGAGTGATGTCGGTTCGCAGTGGTCGGTGCCCACCGCCATGCATAGCCCGATCCGCCAAGACGCTGTGCTGCTGACCTCAGCGGCGGAAAAACCTGCGGCCGTGGCCTTGATGCGTTTTATACAAAGTGAGCAAATTCGCCAACTTATTGTTGAATCGGGCTATTTATTGGCAGACTAG